In one window of Erwinia tasmaniensis Et1/99 DNA:
- a CDS encoding CmpA/NrtA family ABC transporter substrate-binding protein: MAQNDRTPERSLTRRRFIAGSAALGTSMIMPGFMNSVWAAGSDAPEKKEIRVGFIPLTDCSSVVMAAVKKFDEKYGIKITLCKESSWASVRDKLVSGELDAAHVLYGLVYGLQLGVSGPQHDMAMLMTLNQNGQAITLSNQLKAAGVTDAAALKKRIDASAKGTYTFAQTFPTGTHAMWLYYWLANAGIHPFNDVRNVVVPPPQMVVNMKTGNMNGYCVGEPWNQRAILDDIGYTVATTQEIWPDHPEKILGTTSSWVAENPHSARALTAAVLDASRWIDTSNANRIETAQVVAARAYVNTSVETIQGRMLGDYENGLGKKWKDAHAMRFFNDGAVNYPYYSDGMWFLTQHKRWGLLNTDPDYLAVAQKINRIEIYKQAATAVGGINLPAHDMRSSTLIDGKVWDGSNPAEYANSFAMKR; this comes from the coding sequence ATGGCGCAAAACGATAGAACACCTGAAAGGTCGCTGACTCGCCGCCGGTTTATAGCAGGAAGCGCAGCGCTGGGCACCAGCATGATAATGCCGGGCTTTATGAACAGCGTTTGGGCCGCCGGATCGGATGCACCAGAGAAGAAAGAGATTCGGGTCGGCTTTATTCCTCTGACCGACTGCTCTTCTGTGGTGATGGCGGCAGTGAAAAAGTTTGATGAGAAATATGGTATCAAAATCACACTGTGCAAGGAGTCAAGCTGGGCATCAGTGCGAGACAAACTGGTGTCGGGTGAGCTGGATGCCGCACACGTCCTGTACGGGCTGGTCTATGGGCTACAGCTCGGCGTCTCCGGGCCGCAGCACGATATGGCGATGCTGATGACGCTCAATCAAAACGGGCAGGCGATCACCCTGTCAAATCAGTTAAAAGCCGCCGGGGTGACGGACGCCGCGGCGTTGAAAAAGCGGATCGATGCCAGCGCTAAGGGAACCTATACCTTTGCGCAGACGTTCCCAACGGGTACGCACGCCATGTGGCTTTATTACTGGCTGGCAAACGCCGGTATTCATCCGTTTAACGATGTGCGTAACGTTGTCGTACCGCCGCCGCAAATGGTGGTGAATATGAAGACCGGCAATATGAACGGCTACTGCGTGGGCGAGCCATGGAACCAGCGGGCCATTCTCGATGATATTGGCTATACCGTCGCCACCACACAGGAGATCTGGCCAGATCATCCCGAAAAAATTCTTGGCACAACCTCCTCATGGGTTGCGGAAAATCCCCATTCTGCCCGCGCGCTGACGGCTGCGGTGCTTGATGCCTCGCGCTGGATAGACACCTCGAATGCTAACCGGATCGAAACGGCGCAGGTCGTCGCGGCGCGTGCCTATGTCAACACCTCGGTTGAAACCATTCAGGGGCGGATGTTGGGCGATTATGAAAATGGTTTGGGGAAAAAATGGAAAGACGCCCACGCCATGCGCTTCTTCAACGACGGGGCGGTCAACTATCCCTATTACTCTGACGGCATGTGGTTTCTCACTCAACACAAACGCTGGGGGTTACTCAACACAGACCCTGATTATCTGGCCGTTGCACAAAAAATCAATCGTATCGAAATCTACAAACAGGCCGCTACGGCGGTGGGCGGTATCAACCTGCCCGCACACGATATGCGCAGCAGCACCCTGATTGATGGGAAGGTCTGGGATGGCAGCAATCCCGCTGAGTATGCCAACAGTTTTGCCATGAAACGCTAA
- a CDS encoding nitrate regulatory protein codes for MALSALDFLLASKKSEITGLQQLLQMGKLVGAISQLVHVLQRERGTANIYLCSQGKMWGDRLYGRALKVQQAEQIVHQQLAELDPMNSGLSNASRLFSRIAAFLHSLSTLPLLRKQVQELTIGQPEAMLQYCEAIRTHLALIFEAADASCDPLISRSLLAMFSFMQGKELAGQERALGAAGFAACHFTDRTHQQLLDLIDGQERCFQTFFEFADARCVALWQRQLAHDSSEFERLRRIACTLVTPIGQPQELALRWFELATTRIDGMKQVEERLETILMACCRQRILDAETSRLRQEKEMVLIPPHDNHYPALIPPQLSRSILELVQQQSRQLQAQDAELANLRSTLAERKLVERAKGLLMQHHAMTEPQAHKALREMAMKQNKKLVEIAEAIISVAAVLGKTSL; via the coding sequence ATGGCCCTCTCAGCTCTGGATTTTCTCCTCGCTTCAAAGAAAAGTGAAATCACTGGTCTACAGCAGCTATTGCAGATGGGAAAGTTGGTAGGGGCGATAAGTCAACTGGTCCACGTCCTGCAAAGAGAGCGCGGCACTGCTAATATCTATCTTTGTTCGCAGGGTAAAATGTGGGGCGATCGGCTGTATGGTCGGGCTTTAAAGGTTCAGCAGGCGGAGCAGATAGTGCATCAGCAGCTAGCCGAATTAGATCCAATGAACTCTGGCTTATCGAACGCTTCACGTCTTTTTAGCCGCATCGCCGCCTTTTTACACAGCCTGAGCACGCTGCCGTTGTTAAGAAAACAGGTACAGGAGCTGACGATCGGTCAGCCAGAGGCCATGCTGCAATATTGTGAGGCGATCCGCACCCACCTGGCGCTGATCTTTGAGGCCGCTGACGCGTCGTGCGACCCACTGATTTCACGTTCGTTGCTGGCTATGTTCAGCTTTATGCAGGGAAAAGAGCTTGCCGGTCAGGAACGCGCGCTAGGCGCCGCCGGTTTTGCTGCCTGTCATTTTACCGACCGTACGCATCAGCAGCTTCTCGATCTTATTGACGGGCAGGAGCGCTGTTTTCAAACTTTCTTCGAGTTTGCCGATGCCCGTTGTGTGGCACTTTGGCAGCGGCAGTTAGCCCATGACAGCAGCGAGTTTGAGCGTTTGCGGCGTATCGCCTGCACGCTGGTAACGCCGATTGGGCAGCCGCAGGAGCTGGCGCTGCGCTGGTTTGAACTGGCCACTACGCGCATTGACGGCATGAAACAGGTTGAAGAACGGCTGGAAACCATTCTTATGGCGTGCTGTCGCCAGCGTATCCTTGACGCCGAAACTTCACGGCTGCGTCAGGAAAAAGAGATGGTACTGATCCCCCCCCATGACAATCACTACCCGGCGCTTATCCCCCCGCAGCTGAGCCGCTCAATCCTGGAACTTGTCCAGCAGCAGTCTCGCCAGTTACAGGCTCAGGATGCAGAGCTGGCAAATTTGAGATCGACGCTTGCCGAGCGCAAGCTTGTTGAACGAGCAAAGGGACTATTAATGCAACATCACGCAATGACAGAACCACAGGCACATAAGGCGCTGCGCGAGATGGCGATGAAACAGAACAAAAAGCTGGTGGAAATTGCTGAAGCCATCATCTCGGTAGCCGCCGTACTGGGCAAGACCTCTTTGTGA
- a CDS encoding catalase gives MSDDVRKPTTTDAGIPVASDEHSLTVGPDGPIVLHDHYLIEQMANFNRERIPERQPHAKGSGAFGHFEVTEDVSQYTKAALFQPGVKTDVVMRFSTVAGERGSPDTWRDPRGFSIKFYTSEGNYDMVGNNTPVFFIRDPMKFQHFIRSQKRRADNNLRDNDMQWDFWTLSPESAHQVTWLMGDRGIPKTWRHMNGYSSHTYMWVNAQGEKFWVKYHFKTDQGVDFLAQEDADTLAGQDGDYHTRDLFNAIKGGNAPSWTLHMQIMPFADAETYRYNPFDLTKVWPHSDYPLIKVGKLVLDRNPTDNFAQIEQVAFEPNNLVPGIGLSPDKMLMGRIFAYADAHRARLGVNYKQIPVNAPQSPVNSYSKDGAMRITPVSDPVYAPNSKGGPAADGERYPTDSTWSSQGDMVRSAYTLRADDDDYGQANDLVNKVMDAAARDRLVNNVTGHLLNGVEEPVLSRAFEYWRNIDKATGDRIAANVLQERAKRG, from the coding sequence ATGAGCGATGACGTGCGTAAGCCAACAACAACTGACGCGGGTATTCCTGTAGCCAGTGACGAGCATTCTTTAACCGTCGGTCCCGATGGCCCTATCGTATTGCACGATCATTACCTGATCGAGCAGATGGCCAACTTCAACCGTGAACGTATTCCGGAGCGTCAGCCACACGCCAAAGGCAGCGGTGCTTTCGGTCACTTTGAGGTGACTGAAGATGTTAGCCAATATACGAAGGCCGCCCTCTTCCAGCCCGGCGTAAAAACCGATGTGGTGATGCGCTTTTCTACCGTGGCGGGTGAACGCGGCAGTCCGGATACCTGGCGTGACCCGCGCGGCTTCTCCATAAAGTTTTATACCAGCGAAGGTAATTACGATATGGTCGGGAATAACACTCCGGTGTTCTTTATCCGCGACCCGATGAAATTCCAGCATTTTATCCGCTCCCAGAAACGCCGTGCGGATAACAACCTGCGTGATAATGATATGCAGTGGGATTTCTGGACGTTATCTCCAGAGTCTGCCCATCAGGTTACCTGGCTGATGGGGGATCGCGGCATTCCAAAAACCTGGCGTCATATGAATGGTTATTCCAGCCATACCTATATGTGGGTCAACGCCCAGGGCGAAAAGTTTTGGGTGAAATACCACTTTAAAACCGACCAGGGCGTTGATTTTCTGGCCCAGGAAGATGCCGATACGCTGGCCGGTCAGGATGGCGACTATCACACGCGCGATCTGTTTAACGCGATAAAGGGTGGCAATGCACCAAGCTGGACGCTGCACATGCAGATCATGCCGTTTGCTGATGCCGAAACCTACCGCTACAACCCGTTCGACCTTACCAAAGTCTGGCCGCATAGCGACTATCCGCTGATCAAGGTCGGTAAACTGGTGCTGGATCGCAATCCTACGGATAACTTCGCGCAAATTGAGCAGGTGGCATTTGAGCCGAATAACCTGGTGCCGGGGATTGGCCTGAGCCCGGATAAAATGCTGATGGGTCGTATCTTTGCCTATGCCGATGCTCACCGCGCGCGACTGGGGGTGAACTACAAGCAGATCCCGGTCAACGCGCCTCAGTCACCGGTGAACAGCTACAGCAAAGACGGCGCGATGCGCATCACCCCCGTTTCCGATCCGGTGTATGCACCTAATTCAAAAGGTGGGCCTGCGGCAGACGGCGAACGCTATCCAACGGATTCGACCTGGTCTTCCCAGGGGGATATGGTGCGCTCTGCCTACACCCTGCGCGCCGATGATGATGATTACGGCCAGGCCAATGATTTGGTTAACAAAGTCATGGATGCCGCTGCGCGTGACCGTCTGGTGAATAATGTCACCGGGCACCTGCTGAACGGTGTGGAAGAACCGGTCCTTTCACGCGCGTTCGAGTACTGGCGTAATATCGATAAGGCTACGGGCGATCGTATTGCGGCCAACGTATTGCAGGAAAGAGCGAAACGCGGTTAA
- a CDS encoding 5'-nucleotidase, lipoprotein e(P4) family has translation MHVLPKSILLTLSFASASVFAAQTSSTCPVQNYDMALRYQQKSAEVMALQLQTYRLAQERFDQKVSQLSAPEKAAVVLDLDETVIDNSALLVRDVEKCHDYTQWDTWNSWEQHGNPTLIPGAKAFLDNADSKKVRIFYVSDRFEKNKAQTIATLKKLGLPQVSEQNILLDTEPKEQRRQKIMHDYQIIMLFGDSLPDFAVQFKPKKSADSQRQLVTESAKHFGDDWFVLPNAGYGAWSKYETEAWKENK, from the coding sequence ATGCACGTTTTACCAAAGTCGATACTTTTGACACTGTCGTTCGCCAGCGCGTCAGTCTTTGCGGCACAGACTTCATCGACCTGTCCTGTACAGAATTATGACATGGCACTGCGCTACCAGCAGAAATCTGCCGAAGTCATGGCCCTACAGCTACAGACCTATCGACTTGCTCAGGAACGTTTCGATCAGAAGGTCAGTCAGTTAAGCGCGCCGGAAAAAGCCGCAGTGGTACTGGATTTGGATGAAACGGTTATTGATAACAGCGCCCTGCTGGTGAGAGATGTTGAGAAATGCCATGACTATACCCAGTGGGATACCTGGAACAGTTGGGAACAGCACGGTAATCCCACTCTGATCCCAGGGGCAAAAGCCTTCCTCGACAATGCAGATAGCAAAAAGGTCCGTATTTTTTATGTTTCCGATCGCTTTGAGAAAAATAAAGCTCAGACTATCGCAACATTAAAAAAATTAGGGCTGCCACAGGTTTCTGAACAGAATATCTTGCTGGATACTGAACCTAAAGAGCAGCGCAGGCAGAAAATAATGCACGATTACCAGATCATCATGCTGTTTGGTGACAGTTTGCCTGACTTCGCGGTACAGTTTAAACCTAAGAAAAGTGCTGACAGCCAGCGTCAGTTAGTCACAGAGAGCGCCAAACACTTCGGCGACGACTGGTTTGTACTGCCAAATGCCGGCTATGGTGCCTGGTCTAAATACGAGACCGAGGCGTGGAAAGAGAATAAATAA
- a CDS encoding acetyltransferase, with the protein MTVNLRRSRQDEAEQLLAIWCRSIDETHDFLSPADRKAIESELRDFLPDAPLWVGVTSQDRPIAFMLLSEHHLEALFVDPDARGGGVGRLLVSHALTLIPTLTTDVNEQNHLAVGFYKKLGFVVTGRSPTDDRGRPYPLLHLSYCHPSFIKKV; encoded by the coding sequence ATGACTGTCAACCTTCGACGTTCGCGCCAGGATGAAGCAGAACAACTCCTTGCTATCTGGTGCCGTTCAATAGACGAAACGCACGATTTTTTATCACCCGCAGACCGGAAGGCGATTGAATCAGAGCTACGTGATTTTTTGCCTGACGCACCGCTATGGGTTGGCGTGACCTCTCAAGATCGCCCGATTGCCTTTATGCTGCTGTCAGAACATCATCTGGAGGCCTTATTCGTCGATCCTGATGCGCGCGGGGGCGGCGTTGGCAGGCTGTTGGTGTCCCATGCACTGACATTGATCCCAACGCTAACCACTGATGTTAATGAGCAAAATCATCTGGCGGTAGGATTTTATAAAAAGCTGGGGTTTGTCGTTACCGGAAGATCGCCGACCGACGATCGGGGACGTCCTTATCCGTTATTACATTTAAGTTACTGTCACCCTTCCTTCATAAAAAAAGTGTAG
- a CDS encoding GNAT family N-acetyltransferase, whose product MEMIIRRYLPADFPQVIAVFRRAIRSISARDYSQQQTDAWSQADPDELRRRLDSSDVWVASHDNIIAGFTNLEAGGYLDLLFTDPEYQRNGVATLLLDKLERAAIEKGLTHIMTEASITAKPFFMQRGYQLVEQQSVVVRGQEFINFRMRKPLLSLG is encoded by the coding sequence ATGGAAATGATTATCAGAAGATACCTACCCGCCGATTTTCCACAGGTTATTGCCGTTTTTCGGCGAGCGATACGCAGCATCTCTGCAAGGGATTACAGTCAGCAACAGACTGATGCCTGGAGCCAGGCCGATCCTGACGAGCTACGGCGGCGGTTAGACAGTAGCGACGTGTGGGTCGCCAGTCATGATAATATCATTGCAGGTTTCACCAATCTTGAGGCCGGCGGTTATCTCGATTTGTTATTTACCGATCCAGAATACCAGCGTAACGGCGTGGCGACATTATTGTTGGATAAGCTGGAGCGGGCCGCGATTGAAAAAGGGCTGACGCATATCATGACTGAAGCGAGTATCACGGCCAAACCCTTCTTTATGCAGCGAGGCTATCAGCTGGTAGAGCAGCAGAGCGTAGTCGTGCGTGGTCAGGAATTTATCAACTTCCGTATGCGCAAGCCTCTCCTGTCGTTGGGCTAA
- a CDS encoding glycine zipper 2TM domain-containing protein: protein MLLKRSGTIAVVLLITFAVSACGMSHRGRNTAIGTGVGAVGGAVLTGGSTWGTLGGAAIGGIVGHQVSR, encoded by the coding sequence ATGCTGTTAAAACGCAGTGGTACTATTGCAGTTGTTCTGTTGATAACGTTTGCCGTATCGGCCTGTGGCATGTCTCATCGCGGCAGGAACACCGCTATCGGCACGGGCGTTGGTGCAGTCGGCGGTGCCGTCCTGACGGGCGGCAGCACATGGGGAACTCTCGGCGGGGCGGCGATAGGCGGTATCGTCGGTCATCAGGTTAGCCGTTAA
- a CDS encoding SDR family oxidoreductase: MSKVFIIGAAGNVGRRLVKRLVQHGHQPVALHRQAEQGEQLKRLGALPVNGSLTDVDEGDFSGLMQGCDSVIFTAGAGGKGGEENTNAIDGRGLELAVTAAQQAGISRFLLVSAFPEAGRGRQPSPGFEHYMAVKKQADVHLAASDLDWVILRPGTLMDDAGNGKVSAGLAVPYGNISRDNVAAALVALVEQPQVKRVIIELTDGDTPVDDAIKALA; this comes from the coding sequence ATGAGCAAAGTATTTATTATTGGTGCGGCGGGAAACGTGGGTCGCCGTCTGGTAAAACGCCTGGTGCAGCACGGGCATCAGCCCGTGGCGCTGCATCGTCAGGCAGAGCAGGGTGAACAGCTGAAACGGCTCGGCGCGCTCCCCGTCAACGGCAGCCTGACCGACGTCGACGAGGGCGATTTTTCCGGGCTGATGCAGGGGTGCGACAGCGTGATATTCACCGCCGGAGCAGGTGGGAAAGGTGGCGAGGAGAACACCAACGCCATTGATGGCCGGGGGCTTGAGCTGGCTGTTACGGCCGCGCAGCAGGCTGGCATCTCGCGCTTCCTGCTGGTTTCTGCCTTTCCAGAAGCCGGGCGCGGACGACAGCCGTCACCCGGTTTCGAGCACTATATGGCGGTGAAGAAGCAGGCAGACGTGCATCTGGCCGCGAGCGATCTTGACTGGGTGATCCTGCGACCCGGCACGCTGATGGATGACGCTGGTAATGGTAAAGTGAGCGCCGGACTGGCCGTTCCTTACGGCAATATTTCCCGCGACAACGTGGCGGCCGCGCTGGTCGCGCTGGTCGAACAGCCGCAGGTGAAGCGCGTCATTATTGAGCTGACGGATGGTGATACGCCTGTGGACGATGCGATAAAAGCGCTAGCCTAA
- a CDS encoding aminotransferase-like domain-containing protein, with the protein MTTRYADRMEGVKPSAIRQLLQYGADPNIISFGGGYPDASLFPASELQAIFTELLSGPGELSLQYTHSTGMPKLREQIAARMAADGVTTEQDNVLILQGSQQGLDLAARLLINPGDLVATEAPTFLGALIAFNPCQPEYLAIPMDEDGMMTEVLEQQLQAGRRIKLLYTVPDFHNPTGITLSLARRRHLIRLANQYDFIILEDSPYREVRYQGEKVATLKSMDSEGRVIYFGSFSKILAPGLRLGWSVASSEITEKLGLLKLAADTQCSTLNMAAVSLYLERHDLDAHIQVIKARYLAKKETMMSVLKSEFPADIRYTNPHGGLFTWLEFPESFDSEKFMLEYAVPQARVAWVPGATFFPTQQRKNFARFSYSTHSEEKTLQGMSALARLLKKHL; encoded by the coding sequence ATGACCACGCGTTATGCTGACAGAATGGAGGGCGTGAAGCCTTCGGCCATCAGGCAGCTGCTGCAGTACGGGGCCGACCCGAACATTATCTCATTCGGTGGCGGTTATCCCGACGCCAGCCTGTTTCCCGCCAGCGAATTACAGGCAATTTTTACCGAGCTGCTTTCCGGGCCGGGTGAACTATCTTTGCAATACACCCATTCTACCGGTATGCCCAAGCTAAGAGAGCAGATAGCGGCCAGAATGGCGGCTGACGGCGTGACGACCGAACAAGATAATGTATTGATATTGCAGGGAAGTCAGCAAGGACTGGATTTGGCAGCCAGGCTGCTGATCAACCCTGGTGACCTGGTGGCCACCGAAGCGCCCACTTTTCTCGGCGCGCTGATCGCCTTCAATCCCTGTCAGCCTGAATATCTCGCTATCCCAATGGATGAGGATGGCATGATGACCGAGGTGCTGGAGCAGCAGCTCCAGGCCGGCAGGCGGATCAAACTTCTTTATACCGTGCCGGACTTCCATAATCCCACCGGGATTACCCTGTCGCTGGCGCGCCGCCGCCATCTTATCCGGCTGGCGAATCAGTACGACTTTATTATTCTTGAGGACTCGCCTTACCGTGAGGTGCGCTATCAGGGGGAAAAGGTCGCCACCCTGAAAAGTATGGATAGTGAAGGGCGGGTGATCTACTTTGGCAGCTTCTCGAAAATTCTTGCACCTGGCCTGCGTCTGGGCTGGTCGGTTGCCTCTTCTGAAATCACGGAAAAGCTCGGTCTGCTGAAGCTGGCGGCGGATACGCAGTGCAGCACGCTCAATATGGCCGCGGTGTCGCTTTATCTTGAACGCCACGATCTTGACGCACATATTCAGGTCATCAAAGCGCGCTATCTGGCTAAAAAAGAAACGATGATGTCGGTGCTGAAAAGCGAGTTCCCGGCGGACATCCGTTACACCAATCCGCACGGTGGGCTGTTTACCTGGCTGGAATTCCCTGAAAGCTTTGATAGCGAGAAGTTTATGCTCGAGTATGCGGTGCCGCAGGCCAGGGTTGCCTGGGTGCCGGGGGCGACCTTCTTCCCGACGCAACAGCGCAAAAACTTTGCCCGCTTCAGCTACTCCACGCACAGTGAAGAAAAAACGCTTCAGGGGATGTCAGCGCTGGCCCGGCTGTTGAAGAAACATCTGTAA
- a CDS encoding (R)-mandelonitrile lyase has translation MEIIKHGSKPTVDGPADYFTGAVKINAPFNASEPARVGGATVTFSPSARTAWHTHPLGQTLIVTAGQGWVQEWGQEAQAINAGDIVWIRPEVKHWHGAAADSAMTHIAIAEAQEGKVVDWLEQVSDEQYRQ, from the coding sequence ATCGAGATTATTAAGCACGGCAGCAAACCCACGGTCGACGGGCCGGCAGATTACTTTACCGGCGCGGTGAAGATAAACGCACCGTTCAACGCCAGTGAACCGGCACGGGTTGGCGGTGCGACGGTGACCTTTTCACCCTCGGCACGCACGGCCTGGCATACCCATCCGCTTGGTCAGACGTTGATCGTGACCGCCGGCCAGGGATGGGTGCAGGAGTGGGGGCAGGAAGCTCAGGCGATTAACGCGGGTGATATCGTCTGGATCCGCCCGGAGGTGAAACACTGGCACGGGGCCGCTGCCGATTCCGCCATGACCCATATCGCAATTGCCGAAGCGCAGGAAGGTAAAGTTGTGGACTGGCTGGAGCAGGTTTCCGACGAACAGTACCGGCAGTAA
- a CDS encoding LysR family transcriptional regulator, which yields MLKDNFNDLISLMMVARERSFTRAAARLGVSQSALSHSIRALEERLALRLLTRTTRSVSPTEAGERLINAIAPRLEEIESQLVAMSEMREKTAGNIRLNAGHHAVKTTLWPALHPFLKQYPDVNVEITVDNTLTDIVSGRYDAGVRLGEQVAKDMVAVRIGPDWSMAVVGSPDYFSSHGRPQSPQDLQHHSCINLRLPTMGDLYAWEFKKEGREIRVRVEGQLIFNSLEPRIEAAIGGLGLAFVPEDAVNAHLENGRLERVLTDWSEPFTGYYLYYPSRKQHTLAFARLIEALRYPRSA from the coding sequence GTGTTAAAGGATAATTTCAACGATCTGATTTCCCTGATGATGGTAGCACGGGAACGCAGCTTCACCCGGGCAGCGGCCCGACTGGGCGTGTCACAGTCGGCGCTCAGCCACTCGATCCGTGCACTCGAAGAACGGCTGGCCCTGCGCCTTCTCACTCGCACCACGCGTAGCGTTTCGCCAACGGAAGCGGGTGAACGGCTGATCAATGCCATTGCCCCCCGGCTGGAAGAGATAGAGTCACAGCTTGTTGCTATGAGCGAAATGCGTGAGAAGACGGCGGGAAATATTCGTCTCAACGCCGGCCATCATGCGGTAAAAACGACCCTCTGGCCCGCGCTACACCCCTTTTTAAAGCAATATCCCGACGTCAATGTCGAAATCACCGTCGACAATACCCTGACCGACATTGTCAGCGGCCGTTATGACGCCGGAGTCCGTCTGGGGGAGCAGGTGGCTAAGGACATGGTCGCCGTGCGCATCGGGCCGGACTGGAGCATGGCCGTGGTCGGTTCGCCAGATTATTTCTCCAGCCACGGCCGGCCGCAATCGCCGCAGGACTTGCAGCATCACTCCTGCATCAATTTACGCCTGCCCACGATGGGCGATCTTTATGCCTGGGAGTTCAAAAAAGAAGGCAGAGAAATACGGGTACGTGTGGAAGGACAGCTGATTTTTAACAGCCTGGAGCCGCGCATTGAGGCGGCCATCGGCGGATTGGGGTTAGCCTTCGTGCCGGAAGATGCCGTTAATGCTCATTTGGAGAATGGCCGCTTAGAGCGTGTATTGACCGACTGGTCTGAACCTTTCACCGGGTATTATCTTTACTATCCCAGCCGCAAACAGCATACCTTGGCATTTGCCCGTTTGATTGAGGCCCTGCGCTATCCCCGATCGGCTTAA
- a CDS encoding DUF3313 domain-containing protein produces the protein MLTQIRPFQFVIILLSLTLAGCAGTQPPRYAGLASAEQLRPNEGDKAYREPWRTGSTIDWRKYREVTLDPVVIYSGADNQLGDLSQPDRAELADYLYQRHAEMLKTRFTFGKRPSDRGLRIRLTLTGAETTTPVIGTFTKFDLAGGPYNIVQAVRGREGLMTGWVSYAVEIYQADNNQLLQAYITKQYPNAMNVSASIGSLAAARVGIDKGADQLLSMLE, from the coding sequence ATGTTGACCCAGATACGGCCTTTTCAATTCGTTATTATCCTGCTCTCACTGACTTTAGCCGGTTGTGCAGGCACTCAGCCCCCTCGTTATGCAGGATTAGCCAGCGCAGAACAGCTGCGGCCTAATGAGGGTGACAAGGCTTACCGGGAGCCGTGGCGTACCGGCAGCACCATTGACTGGCGTAAGTACCGCGAAGTGACGCTCGATCCGGTCGTTATTTATAGCGGTGCAGATAATCAGCTTGGCGATTTAAGTCAGCCTGACCGGGCGGAACTGGCGGACTACTTGTACCAACGTCATGCCGAAATGCTTAAAACACGCTTCACTTTTGGCAAGCGCCCCTCCGATCGCGGGTTACGCATCAGGTTGACGTTAACAGGGGCTGAGACCACCACGCCGGTGATTGGCACTTTCACAAAATTTGACCTGGCAGGCGGGCCCTACAATATCGTGCAGGCGGTGCGGGGAAGGGAGGGGTTAATGACTGGCTGGGTGAGCTATGCGGTGGAAATTTATCAGGCTGATAACAATCAATTGTTACAGGCATACATCACTAAACAATATCCGAATGCGATGAACGTCAGTGCAAGTATTGGTTCACTCGCAGCCGCCAGGGTAGGCATTGATAAGGGTGCCGACCAGCTGTTGTCCATGCTGGAGTAA
- a CDS encoding TetR/AcrR family transcriptional regulator: MKVRTEARREAIVAAAAQLFQQMGYERASMNELAKRLGGSKATLYNYFPSKEELFSAVIRTYATRHLTDAASALDLPRKQNVTLEEKLQHFGEQMLNVMTTDNTALSVYRMVVAEAGRSEMGMLFYESGPRESVEKLARLLSSAMDNGVLRIGDPRIRALQFLALLTAEIEERIYQRTAPPLSLKRVQEMTACAVRMFMAGAAIAAAPAD, from the coding sequence ATGAAAGTCCGCACTGAAGCGCGCCGGGAGGCGATTGTTGCCGCTGCCGCACAGCTGTTCCAGCAAATGGGCTACGAACGAGCCTCCATGAACGAACTGGCAAAACGTCTGGGGGGGTCAAAAGCCACGCTGTACAACTATTTTCCGTCGAAAGAGGAGCTGTTCAGCGCGGTGATCCGCACCTATGCTACCCGGCATCTTACGGATGCCGCCAGCGCGCTCGATTTGCCGAGAAAGCAAAACGTGACGCTGGAAGAAAAGCTGCAGCATTTTGGTGAACAGATGCTTAACGTGATGACCACTGACAATACGGCGTTGTCCGTCTATCGCATGGTGGTGGCAGAAGCCGGACGCTCGGAAATGGGTATGCTGTTTTATGAATCCGGGCCGCGTGAAAGCGTTGAAAAACTGGCACGGCTGCTTTCCTCCGCGATGGATAACGGCGTGCTGCGTATCGGCGATCCCCGCATCCGCGCGCTGCAATTCCTCGCCTTACTGACGGCAGAAATCGAAGAGCGTATTTATCAGCGCACCGCGCCGCCATTAAGCCTTAAACGAGTGCAGGAAATGACCGCCTGCGCGGTAAGAATGTTTATGGCCGGAGCGGCCATTGCCGCTGCACCTGCTGATTAG